A single window of Balaenoptera acutorostrata chromosome X, mBalAcu1.1, whole genome shotgun sequence DNA harbors:
- the CCNQ gene encoding cyclin-Q isoform X2, translating to MEAVGPGTCGGGGAALGAEGRPAPEARVHFRVTRFIMEAGVKLGMRSIPIATACAIYHKFFCEIDLDAYDPYLVAMSSLYLAGKVEEQHLRTRDIINVSNRYFHPDSEPLELDSRFWELRDSIVQCELLVLRVLRFQVSFQHPHKYLLHYLVSLKNWLNRYSWQRSPVSITAWALLRDSYHGGLCLRFQAQHIAVAVLHLALQAYGVEVPAEAEAEKPWWQIYTMDTEIP from the exons ATGGAGGCAGTTGGCCCGGGGACCTGCGGTGGAGGGGGCGCGGCACTGGGCGCGGAGGGGCGGCCAGCACCCGAGGCGAGGGTGCACTTCCGAGTGACGAGGTTCATCATGGAGGCAG GTGTCAAGCTAGGGATGCGGTCCATCCCCATCGCCACCGCCTGTGCCATATACCATAAGTTCTTCTGCGAGATCGACCTGGACGCCTATGACCCCTACTTGGTGGCCATGTCTTCCCTTTACTTGGCCGGCAAAGTGGAGGAGCAGCACCTGCGCACTCGTGACATCATCAACGTTTCCAACAG GTACTTCCACCCGGACAGCGAGCCCTTGGAGCTGGACTCACGCTTCTGGGAGCTCCGTGACAGCATCGTGCAGTGTGAACTGCTCGTACTGCGGGTTCTGCGTTTCCAGGTCTCCTTCCAGCACCCTCACAAG TACCTGCTCCACTACCTGGTGTCCCTCAAGAACTGGCTGAACCGTTACAGCTGGCAGCGGAGCCCCGTCTCCATCACCGCCTGGGCCCTGCTGCGGGACAGCTACCACGGGGGGCTGTGCCTCCGGTTCCAGGCTCAGCACATAGCCGTGGCGGTGCTCCACCTGGCCCTGCAGGCCTATGGGGTCGAGGTGCCCGCTGAGGCCGAGGCCGAGAAGCCGTGGTGGCAG